ATATACTGCATCGCCTTTTCTTTGTAGGCATCACTTTGGTATAATTCTTCTATATGATTGACATAAGATTGCTCCAACGACGAAAGGATGGCATTTGCCTTTTCCGGCTCCTTCTTATGGAAACACTCAGATATCTCCACTAAAGAATTTGTTGTTCCTGCCATGGCAGAAAGTACTACTATTTTAGGCTCATGGTCGCAAATGATCGATGCTACATTCTTTATCCGCTGGGCTGAGCCGACTGAAGTACCGCCGAATTTTAATACTTTCATTAGATTATCTGATTTTTGATTTTATTTCTTATACATTGAATTTGATTACGAACGTGCTGCCTTTACCGACTTCGCTCTCGATACGGATCGTACCGCCATGGGCTTCCACAAAATCCTTGCTGATGGCAAGTCCCAAACCGCTACCTTGTACTTTTGTTCCCGGCACGCGGAAGTAGTGGTCGAAGATACTCCCATGGTAACGCGGGTCGATACCTTTTCCGAAGTCCTTGACGTAGATCTCAACAGCCTTGTCGATCTGCCGTGCACCGATGATGACGCGCCCGTTTTCCGATGAATAGCGGATAGCGTTCGACAACAAGTTGGTTACAACCCAGGCTATTTTCTCGCTGTCGACAAATAACTTGGTAATCTTTTCGGGATATTCCACCTCGATCTGGCAGTTGAACCGTTCAGCTTGTACCTGGTTCGCTTTAATGGCATAGTTAATCAGTTCGATCGGTTTGGTGATCTTCGGGTTCAAATAGAGCTTGCCGCTTTCCACCTGTGACATCTTCAAGAGTTCACCCGTTATCTCTAGTAGCCGGTCGCTGTTTTCCTTTATGCTTTTGGAAAGACTCTCCTGTTCTGCATTGAGTTTGCCGATCCGGGTGTCTTCCAAAAGCTTTAAACTCATCATGATGGCAGATATCGGCGTTTTCAATTCATGGGAAATTGTAGAGATGAAAGTTGTCTTTGCAATATCTTTTTCTTTAAACTCAGTGACATTCTTCAAAAGGATCACGTCGCCGACATACTTACTTTCCAGTCCGGTCTGCTTGTTGACGTTGATCGGAATGTATTTCACCTGGAAATAACTTTCTTTGTTATCCGCATAGATTTTCAACGGCTCCCTGTTGTCTTCGGAATCTACCAACTGACGGATCAAGCGACGAAGCAGGTCGTTCTTCAACGCCAGTTCGGGAGCAGGCTTATCAATGACATTTTCTCGTGTCAGGTTCAAGACTGTGAGGGCTTCATTGTTTACAAACAAAATCTTACGCTCCTTGCTCAAGCCTATAATCGGCTCGGCAATGCTGTTGATAATCGTTTCGATATATTTCTTTCCTTGCAGGATATTCTCCAAAGAGCTGTTGCGGTATTCGGCAAGACGTTCGGCCATTTCGTTGAACAAGATGGCTGTTTCTTTAAATTCAGGCTCGTTACCCAAGTCAAGCCGTTTACTGTAATTGGCCTTGGTGATCTCTTTGATACCATCGGTCAATTTGCGGATCTGTATGCCGACCGAGCGTGGCAGACGTGCCAGAAAGAGGAAAGCAATCACGATACAGGCCACTCCCATTGTCCAAATCCAGAAGAGAGATCTTTCCGCCGTATGCACGGCCAC
This genomic interval from Parabacteroides timonensis contains the following:
- a CDS encoding sensor histidine kinase, coding for MNMNIRTKLTYGIGLLFVLIVLLGGLAIKNIHNVSNDTQNILADNYNSLLYSRQMLESLDAIRENPNARKDFEAALAAQKENVTEMDEEALTRRLILNYEKAVNNMDDESIRQLRQSIYTIMAVNMSAIYAKNEVAVHTAERSLFWIWTMGVACIVIAFLFLARLPRSVGIQIRKLTDGIKEITKANYSKRLDLGNEPEFKETAILFNEMAERLAEYRNSSLENILQGKKYIETIINSIAEPIIGLSKERKILFVNNEALTVLNLTRENVIDKPAPELALKNDLLRRLIRQLVDSEDNREPLKIYADNKESYFQVKYIPINVNKQTGLESKYVGDVILLKNVTEFKEKDIAKTTFISTISHELKTPISAIMMSLKLLEDTRIGKLNAEQESLSKSIKENSDRLLEITGELLKMSQVESGKLYLNPKITKPIELINYAIKANQVQAERFNCQIEVEYPEKITKLFVDSEKIAWVVTNLLSNAIRYSSENGRVIIGARQIDKAVEIYVKDFGKGIDPRYHGSIFDHYFRVPGTKVQGSGLGLAISKDFVEAHGGTIRIESEVGKGSTFVIKFNV